A region from the Drosophila takahashii strain IR98-3 E-12201 chromosome 2L, DtakHiC1v2, whole genome shotgun sequence genome encodes:
- the Tep4 gene encoding thioester-containing protein 1 allele R1 isoform X1, whose product MNSVELGSGGVGIQVIVPKVAVGVLTGKGGEMIRKIQTDYGCKLELLQKMNDETGDQRCLIQGTRKQVEDARKAIDGLIKNAMMMEPVKAEGKYTIVGPGTIHSHRDYNVAVAVHQTKEPVTLKVGITGPSYNETQTVELATSDEFKQITFKLPPLESGDYNLTAEGVKGLEFKNSTKLSWDSFKPYIKIQTDKGKYKPGDTINYRVIFLNENLLPETAEETVVVWFEDSKRNRIKQEKHIKTTGGVYTGKFELSEFATLGSWSLQVQNGEQPLGGGGGLYGGRRPFGGFNHPWRRADERVNFEVEKYVLPKYSVKMDATQQVSVRDGEVNVVLKANYTYGKPVNGKVVVNVHLDETSIWENVDGKTVRKDFPGHSVIGSADMVSGKAKLTLDLKEFASYLPHKTSSSYAQITATVEEDFTGVKLNETGGVQLYPYRYEMSCTDYSTCFSFKPDKEHEIAFKITFVDGTLVTDTKSVVKAKFTEGIRRNYGFYGYGDEHKEPELPKIEKKTFVFESHLNESSVALFKVTLPDLPDMANFTRYYSIELEFVDEKRELYTTYPYREPKKIENPNPEDEEKEWFKAEVQRPKDTWSLKIGQEYQVTLNSSRPLKYFVYNIVGRGNILETKRVELAEPQKTVNVTLKPTFLTAPHGRVYFYYVDETGEFRYAEETFSVEVELQNKIEIKAPEEVKPGADVELEIKTPAKSFVGLLAVDQSVLLLGSNNDLNKDSFNWRLNGYDTSTPWQGGYSYYPGERTGVVTMTNAYFFYNLTSPVSQIQAFGGGGALFAMRKTAVAQDSPVFHSTTAAVGAAAPQAVGFAAEGASGSAAPAVRKNFAETWIFADIESTEEEVFKWVKTIPDTITSWVVTGFSLHPLKGLGVTDEQVNIKTFQPFFVSVRLPFSVKRGEVISVPALVFNYLPKILDVELTLDNEDAEYDFVDASNEVIGDQKRSQKIRVGANEAAGASFLIRPKVIGNILLKFTAISPLAGDAVHKPLKVIPEGITQYQNRAFFVNLKDTGEFKNTFELEVPEEVVPDSERVEFGLVGDLLGPVVKNLENLLRLPSGCGEQTMSKLVPNYLVRDYLKSIKKLTPALDSRIKRNLQEGYQNMLHYRHDDGSFSSFGPHKWREEDPERNGSTWLTAYVLRSFSKIKEIVDVDEQLLAKGYDFLLTRQAENGSFTEQGEYFYGSQRSHLTLTASSLLALLEEEKPNQAAIDKAVSYLSSNTADSVELLPKSIAIYALQKAKAPEAAKLVANLKSLAQKEDDRTWWTEDLDKLRASKNCGRWWCWIWSQDVEITSYALLSLLESEQETADTVLNTVRWLVAQRNSFGGFASSQDTVMGLTALIKFAEKSGYEAAKWEVTVSNKGKREKTEKLSTSEENDLLLQTVEFPQGTKSLEFEAKGTGAALVQISYQYNVVEKDPKPSFKVETTVLPQSSPAKLELSVCVDYVEEGKAKESNMAILEVSLPSGYTADEDSFKDIREIQRVRLVETKNGDSVVVVYFENLSKGESKCIPIEAYRTHAVANQKPSSVVLYDYYDTNKKATEYYSIDSKLCDICEGDECKSKC is encoded by the exons ATGAACAGCGTTGAATTAGGAAGTGGGGGTGTGGGCATCCAAGTTATTGTGCCCAAAGTGGCGGTGGGCGTGCTTACTGGCAAGGGCGGCGAAATGATCCGAAAGATTCAAACCGATTACGGCTGCAAACTGGAGTTACTCCAGAAAATGAACGACGAAACGGGCGATCAGAGGTGCCTCATTCAGGGCACTCGGAAGCAGGTCGAGGATGCCAGGAAAGCCATTGATGGGCTGATTAAGAACGCAATG ATGATGGAACCGGTAAAGGCCGAGGG TAAATACACCATTGTGGGTCCCGGAACCATCCACTCCCACCGCGATTACAATGTGGCTGTCGCTGTTCACCAGACCAAGGAACCAGTCACCCTAAAAGTGGGAATCACCGGTCCCTCGTACAACGAAACCCAGACCGTGGAGCTGGCCACCTCGGATGAGTTCAAGCAGATCACCTTCAAACTGCCGCCCCTGGAATCGGGTGACTACAATCTCACCGCCGAGGGAGTCAAGGGTCTGGAGTTCAAGAACTCCACCAAGTTGTCCTGGGACAGCTTCAAGCCGTACATCAAAATCCAGACGGACAAGGGCAAATACAAGCCTGGCGATACGATCAACTACCGTGTGATCTTCCTCAACGAGAACTTGCTGCCGGAAACGGCCGAGGAAACAGTGGTGGTCTGGTTCGAGGACTCCAAGAGGAATCGCATCAAGCAGGAGAAGCACATCAAGACCACCGGTGGCGTTTACACCGGCAAGTTCGAGCTCTCCGAGTTTGCCACGCTGGGATCGTGGTCCCTGCAGGTTCAGAATGGCGAACAGCCGCTGGGCGGTGGAGGCGGACTTTATGGAGGTCGCCGGCCCTTCGGAGGATTCAACCATCCCTGGCGTCGGGCCGATGAGAGGGTCAACTTCGAGGTGGAGAAGTACGTCCTGCCCAAGTACTCGGTCAAAATGGATGCCACACAGCAGGTTTCGGTGCGAGATGGCGAGGTTAACGTTGTCCTGAAGGCCAA CTACACTTATGGAAAGCCTGTGAACGGCAAGGTGGTGGTCAATGTCCACCTGGATGAGACGAGCATCTGGGAGAATGTGGATGGCAAGACCGTGCGCAAGGACTTCCCCGGACACTCGGTCATTGGCTCCGCCGACATGGTCAGCGGCAAGGCCAAGTTGACTCTGGACCTCAAGGAGTTTGCCAGTTATCTGCCCCACAAGACCTCATCCTCCTATGCCCAAATTACGGCCACCGTCGAGGAGGACTTCACCGGTGTGAAGCTCAACGAAACGGGCGGTGTCCAGCTGTATCCCTATCGCTACGAGATGTCCTGCACGGACTACTCCACCTGCTTCTCGTTCAAGCCCGACAAAGAGCACGAAATTGCCTTCAAGATCACTTTCGTCGACGGCACTCTGGTTACAGACACCAAGTCGGTGGTGAAG gccAAGTTCACTGAGGGAATTCGACGCAACTACGGTTTCTACGGCTATGGCGATGAGCACAAGGAGCCTGAACTGCCCAAGATTGAGAAGAAAACGTTCGTTTTCGAGAGCCATTTGAATGAGTCCAGTGTGGCGCTCTTCAAGGTGACTCTGCCCGATTTGCCGGACATGGCCAACTTCACCCGCTACTACAGCATCGAACTGGAGTTTGTGGACGAGAAGCGCGAACTGTACACCACTTACCCCTACAGGGAGCCAAAGAAGATCGAGAATCCCAACCCAGAAGACGAGGAAAAGGAGTGGTTTAAGGCCGAGGTGCAGAGGCCCAAGGATACGTGGAG CCTAAAGATCGGTCAGGAGTATCAGGTAACCCTCAACTCCAGTCGTCCTCTGAAATACTTTGTTTACAACATCGTGGGACGTGGAAATATCCTGGAAACGAAGCGAGTCGAGCTGGCCGAACCCCAAAAGACCGTCAACGTGACCCTGAAGCCCACTTTCCTCACTGCTCCCCATGGCCGTGTGTACTTCTACTATGTGGACGAGACCGGCGAGTTCCGATATGCCGAGGAAACGTTCAGCGTGGAGGTGGAGCTGCAGAACAAGATCGAAATCAAGGCGCCCGAGGAGGTGAAGCCGGGTGCCGACGTTGAACTGGAGATCAAGACGCCGGCCAAGTCCTTCGTCGGTCTGCTGGCCGTCGATCAGAGTGTCCTTCTGCTGGGCAGCAACAACGACCTGAACAAGGACTCCTTTAACTGGCGTCTGAATGGCTACGACACCTCCACTCCCTGGCAGGGTGGATACTCCTACTACCCCGGTGAACGAACTGGCGTGGTGACGATGACGAATGCCTATTTCTTCTACAATCTCACCTCTCCCGTTTCCCAAATTC AAGCATTTGGTGGCGGAGGAGCCCTTTTCGCCATGAGGAAGACAGCGGTGGCCCAGGACAGTCCCGTGTTCCACTCAACCACCGCCGCCGTTGGAGCTGCAGCTCCTCAAGCCGTTGGATTCGCCGCCGAGGGAGCATCTGGATCTGCTGCACCGGCTGTGCGAAAGAACTTCGCTGAGACCTGGATTTTCGCCGATATCGAGAGCACCGAGGAGGAGGTCTTCAAGTGGGTTAAGACCATTCCCGATACCATCACCAGCTGGGTGGTCACCGGCTTCTCGCTGCATCCCCTGAAGGGATTGGGTGTCACCGATGAGCAGGTGAACATCAAGACCTTCCAGCCGTTCTTCGTCTCCGTTCGCCTGCCCTTCTCCGTGAAACGCGGCGAGGTGATCAGTGTGCCGGCCCTGGTCTTCAACTATCTGCCCAAGATCCTGGACGTCGAGTTGACCCTGGACAATGAGGACGCCGAGTATGACTTTGTGGATGCCTCGAACGAGGTCATTGGCGACCAGAAGCGTTCGCAGAAAATCCGAGTGGGCGCCAACGAGGCGGCAGGTGCCTCCTTCTTGATACGACCCAAGGTCATTGGCAATATTCTGCTGAAATTCACGGCCATCTCACCGCTGGCCGGCGATGCTGTGCACAAGCCACTTAAGGTGATCCCCGAGGGCATCACCCAGTACCAGAACAGGGCATTCTTTGTGAATCTCAAGGATACGGGCGAGTTTAAGAATACCTTTGAGTTGGAAGTGCCGGAGGAAGTGGTGCCCGATTCGGAGCGCGTGGAATTCGGACTGGTGGGTGATCTCCTGGGTCCGGTGGTGAAGAACCTGGAGAATCTCCTCCGCCTGCCCAGCGGCTGTGGCGAGCAGACCATGTCCAAGCTGGTGCCCAACTACCTGGTCCGGGATTACCTGAAGAGCATCAAGAAACTTACGCCCGCGTTGGACTCGCGCATCAAGAGGAATCTGCAGGAGGGCTATCAGAATATGTTGCACTATCGCCACGACGACGGCAGCTTCAGTTCCTTCGGACCGCACAAGTGGAGGGAGGAGGATCCGGAGCGCAATGGTTCCACCTGGCTGACTGCCTACGTTCTCCGTTCGTTCAGCAAGATCAAGGAGATCGTGGATGTGGATGAACAGCTGCTGGCCAAGGGATATGACTTCCTGCTGACGCGCCAGGCGGAGAATGGCAGCTTCACCGAGCAGGGAGAGTACTTCTATGGCTCCCAGCGTTCTCACCTGACCCTCACCGCGAGCTCACTGCTGGCCCtgctggaggaggagaagcCCAACCAGGCGGCCATCGACAAGGCGGTCTCCTATCTCAGCTCGAATACCGCGGATTCCGTGGAGCTGCTGCCCAAATCCATTGCCATCTATGCTCTGCAGAAAGCTAAGGCCCCAGAAGCCGCCAAGCTGGTGGCCAATCTGAAATCTCTGGCCCAAAAGGAGGACGATCGCACTTGGTGGACCGAGGATCTGGACAAGCTACGTGCCTCCAAGAACTGCGGACGCTGGTGGTGTTGGATCTGGAGTCAGGATGTGGAGATCACCTCCTATGCCCTTCTCTCCCTTCTGGAATCCGAGCAAGAAACTGCCGACACTGTGCTGAACACTGTTCGCTGGCTGGTTGCCCAGCGTAATAGCTTCGGAGGATTCGCCTCCAGCCAGGACACCGTGATGGGTCTCACCGCCCTCATCAAGTTCGCCGAGAAGTCGGGCTACGAGGCAGCCAAGTGGGAGGTCACTGTTTCCAACAAGGGCAAGCGTGAGAAGACCGAGAAGCTGAGCACCTCGGAGGAGAATGATCTGCTGCTCCAGACCGTTGAGTTCCCGCAGGGCACCAAGTCGCTGGAGTTCGAGGCCAAGGGCACTGGCGCTGCTCTCGTCCAGATCAGCTATCAGTACAATGTGGTGGAGAAGGATCCGAAGCCCAGCTTCAAGGTTGAGACCACCGTCTTGCCACAATCCTCGCCGGCCAAACTGGAGCTGAGCGTTTGCGTCGACTATGTGGAGGAGGGCAAGGCCAAGGAGTCCAACATGGCCATTCTGGAGGTCTCCCTGCCCTCCGGTTACACCGCCGATGAGGATAGCTTCAAGGATATCCGGGAAATCCAGCGTGTGCGG TTGGTTGAGACCAAGAACGGCGACTCTGTGGTGGTTGTCTACTTTGAGAATCTGTCCAAGGGCGAGAGCAAGTGCATTCCCATCGAGGCCTACAGGACCCATGCGGTGGCCAACCAGAAGCCATCCTCCGTTGTCCTCTACGATTATTACGACACGAACAAGAAGGCCACCGAGTACTACTCCATCGACTCGAAGCTCTGCGATATTTGCGAGGGAGACGAGTGCAAGAGCAAGTGCTGA
- the Tep4 gene encoding thioester-containing protein 1 allele R1 isoform X2 yields MMEPVKAEGKYTIVGPGTIHSHRDYNVAVAVHQTKEPVTLKVGITGPSYNETQTVELATSDEFKQITFKLPPLESGDYNLTAEGVKGLEFKNSTKLSWDSFKPYIKIQTDKGKYKPGDTINYRVIFLNENLLPETAEETVVVWFEDSKRNRIKQEKHIKTTGGVYTGKFELSEFATLGSWSLQVQNGEQPLGGGGGLYGGRRPFGGFNHPWRRADERVNFEVEKYVLPKYSVKMDATQQVSVRDGEVNVVLKANYTYGKPVNGKVVVNVHLDETSIWENVDGKTVRKDFPGHSVIGSADMVSGKAKLTLDLKEFASYLPHKTSSSYAQITATVEEDFTGVKLNETGGVQLYPYRYEMSCTDYSTCFSFKPDKEHEIAFKITFVDGTLVTDTKSVVKAKFTEGIRRNYGFYGYGDEHKEPELPKIEKKTFVFESHLNESSVALFKVTLPDLPDMANFTRYYSIELEFVDEKRELYTTYPYREPKKIENPNPEDEEKEWFKAEVQRPKDTWSLKIGQEYQVTLNSSRPLKYFVYNIVGRGNILETKRVELAEPQKTVNVTLKPTFLTAPHGRVYFYYVDETGEFRYAEETFSVEVELQNKIEIKAPEEVKPGADVELEIKTPAKSFVGLLAVDQSVLLLGSNNDLNKDSFNWRLNGYDTSTPWQGGYSYYPGERTGVVTMTNAYFFYNLTSPVSQIQAFGGGGALFAMRKTAVAQDSPVFHSTTAAVGAAAPQAVGFAAEGASGSAAPAVRKNFAETWIFADIESTEEEVFKWVKTIPDTITSWVVTGFSLHPLKGLGVTDEQVNIKTFQPFFVSVRLPFSVKRGEVISVPALVFNYLPKILDVELTLDNEDAEYDFVDASNEVIGDQKRSQKIRVGANEAAGASFLIRPKVIGNILLKFTAISPLAGDAVHKPLKVIPEGITQYQNRAFFVNLKDTGEFKNTFELEVPEEVVPDSERVEFGLVGDLLGPVVKNLENLLRLPSGCGEQTMSKLVPNYLVRDYLKSIKKLTPALDSRIKRNLQEGYQNMLHYRHDDGSFSSFGPHKWREEDPERNGSTWLTAYVLRSFSKIKEIVDVDEQLLAKGYDFLLTRQAENGSFTEQGEYFYGSQRSHLTLTASSLLALLEEEKPNQAAIDKAVSYLSSNTADSVELLPKSIAIYALQKAKAPEAAKLVANLKSLAQKEDDRTWWTEDLDKLRASKNCGRWWCWIWSQDVEITSYALLSLLESEQETADTVLNTVRWLVAQRNSFGGFASSQDTVMGLTALIKFAEKSGYEAAKWEVTVSNKGKREKTEKLSTSEENDLLLQTVEFPQGTKSLEFEAKGTGAALVQISYQYNVVEKDPKPSFKVETTVLPQSSPAKLELSVCVDYVEEGKAKESNMAILEVSLPSGYTADEDSFKDIREIQRVRLVETKNGDSVVVVYFENLSKGESKCIPIEAYRTHAVANQKPSSVVLYDYYDTNKKATEYYSIDSKLCDICEGDECKSKC; encoded by the exons ATGATGGAACCGGTAAAGGCCGAGGG TAAATACACCATTGTGGGTCCCGGAACCATCCACTCCCACCGCGATTACAATGTGGCTGTCGCTGTTCACCAGACCAAGGAACCAGTCACCCTAAAAGTGGGAATCACCGGTCCCTCGTACAACGAAACCCAGACCGTGGAGCTGGCCACCTCGGATGAGTTCAAGCAGATCACCTTCAAACTGCCGCCCCTGGAATCGGGTGACTACAATCTCACCGCCGAGGGAGTCAAGGGTCTGGAGTTCAAGAACTCCACCAAGTTGTCCTGGGACAGCTTCAAGCCGTACATCAAAATCCAGACGGACAAGGGCAAATACAAGCCTGGCGATACGATCAACTACCGTGTGATCTTCCTCAACGAGAACTTGCTGCCGGAAACGGCCGAGGAAACAGTGGTGGTCTGGTTCGAGGACTCCAAGAGGAATCGCATCAAGCAGGAGAAGCACATCAAGACCACCGGTGGCGTTTACACCGGCAAGTTCGAGCTCTCCGAGTTTGCCACGCTGGGATCGTGGTCCCTGCAGGTTCAGAATGGCGAACAGCCGCTGGGCGGTGGAGGCGGACTTTATGGAGGTCGCCGGCCCTTCGGAGGATTCAACCATCCCTGGCGTCGGGCCGATGAGAGGGTCAACTTCGAGGTGGAGAAGTACGTCCTGCCCAAGTACTCGGTCAAAATGGATGCCACACAGCAGGTTTCGGTGCGAGATGGCGAGGTTAACGTTGTCCTGAAGGCCAA CTACACTTATGGAAAGCCTGTGAACGGCAAGGTGGTGGTCAATGTCCACCTGGATGAGACGAGCATCTGGGAGAATGTGGATGGCAAGACCGTGCGCAAGGACTTCCCCGGACACTCGGTCATTGGCTCCGCCGACATGGTCAGCGGCAAGGCCAAGTTGACTCTGGACCTCAAGGAGTTTGCCAGTTATCTGCCCCACAAGACCTCATCCTCCTATGCCCAAATTACGGCCACCGTCGAGGAGGACTTCACCGGTGTGAAGCTCAACGAAACGGGCGGTGTCCAGCTGTATCCCTATCGCTACGAGATGTCCTGCACGGACTACTCCACCTGCTTCTCGTTCAAGCCCGACAAAGAGCACGAAATTGCCTTCAAGATCACTTTCGTCGACGGCACTCTGGTTACAGACACCAAGTCGGTGGTGAAG gccAAGTTCACTGAGGGAATTCGACGCAACTACGGTTTCTACGGCTATGGCGATGAGCACAAGGAGCCTGAACTGCCCAAGATTGAGAAGAAAACGTTCGTTTTCGAGAGCCATTTGAATGAGTCCAGTGTGGCGCTCTTCAAGGTGACTCTGCCCGATTTGCCGGACATGGCCAACTTCACCCGCTACTACAGCATCGAACTGGAGTTTGTGGACGAGAAGCGCGAACTGTACACCACTTACCCCTACAGGGAGCCAAAGAAGATCGAGAATCCCAACCCAGAAGACGAGGAAAAGGAGTGGTTTAAGGCCGAGGTGCAGAGGCCCAAGGATACGTGGAG CCTAAAGATCGGTCAGGAGTATCAGGTAACCCTCAACTCCAGTCGTCCTCTGAAATACTTTGTTTACAACATCGTGGGACGTGGAAATATCCTGGAAACGAAGCGAGTCGAGCTGGCCGAACCCCAAAAGACCGTCAACGTGACCCTGAAGCCCACTTTCCTCACTGCTCCCCATGGCCGTGTGTACTTCTACTATGTGGACGAGACCGGCGAGTTCCGATATGCCGAGGAAACGTTCAGCGTGGAGGTGGAGCTGCAGAACAAGATCGAAATCAAGGCGCCCGAGGAGGTGAAGCCGGGTGCCGACGTTGAACTGGAGATCAAGACGCCGGCCAAGTCCTTCGTCGGTCTGCTGGCCGTCGATCAGAGTGTCCTTCTGCTGGGCAGCAACAACGACCTGAACAAGGACTCCTTTAACTGGCGTCTGAATGGCTACGACACCTCCACTCCCTGGCAGGGTGGATACTCCTACTACCCCGGTGAACGAACTGGCGTGGTGACGATGACGAATGCCTATTTCTTCTACAATCTCACCTCTCCCGTTTCCCAAATTC AAGCATTTGGTGGCGGAGGAGCCCTTTTCGCCATGAGGAAGACAGCGGTGGCCCAGGACAGTCCCGTGTTCCACTCAACCACCGCCGCCGTTGGAGCTGCAGCTCCTCAAGCCGTTGGATTCGCCGCCGAGGGAGCATCTGGATCTGCTGCACCGGCTGTGCGAAAGAACTTCGCTGAGACCTGGATTTTCGCCGATATCGAGAGCACCGAGGAGGAGGTCTTCAAGTGGGTTAAGACCATTCCCGATACCATCACCAGCTGGGTGGTCACCGGCTTCTCGCTGCATCCCCTGAAGGGATTGGGTGTCACCGATGAGCAGGTGAACATCAAGACCTTCCAGCCGTTCTTCGTCTCCGTTCGCCTGCCCTTCTCCGTGAAACGCGGCGAGGTGATCAGTGTGCCGGCCCTGGTCTTCAACTATCTGCCCAAGATCCTGGACGTCGAGTTGACCCTGGACAATGAGGACGCCGAGTATGACTTTGTGGATGCCTCGAACGAGGTCATTGGCGACCAGAAGCGTTCGCAGAAAATCCGAGTGGGCGCCAACGAGGCGGCAGGTGCCTCCTTCTTGATACGACCCAAGGTCATTGGCAATATTCTGCTGAAATTCACGGCCATCTCACCGCTGGCCGGCGATGCTGTGCACAAGCCACTTAAGGTGATCCCCGAGGGCATCACCCAGTACCAGAACAGGGCATTCTTTGTGAATCTCAAGGATACGGGCGAGTTTAAGAATACCTTTGAGTTGGAAGTGCCGGAGGAAGTGGTGCCCGATTCGGAGCGCGTGGAATTCGGACTGGTGGGTGATCTCCTGGGTCCGGTGGTGAAGAACCTGGAGAATCTCCTCCGCCTGCCCAGCGGCTGTGGCGAGCAGACCATGTCCAAGCTGGTGCCCAACTACCTGGTCCGGGATTACCTGAAGAGCATCAAGAAACTTACGCCCGCGTTGGACTCGCGCATCAAGAGGAATCTGCAGGAGGGCTATCAGAATATGTTGCACTATCGCCACGACGACGGCAGCTTCAGTTCCTTCGGACCGCACAAGTGGAGGGAGGAGGATCCGGAGCGCAATGGTTCCACCTGGCTGACTGCCTACGTTCTCCGTTCGTTCAGCAAGATCAAGGAGATCGTGGATGTGGATGAACAGCTGCTGGCCAAGGGATATGACTTCCTGCTGACGCGCCAGGCGGAGAATGGCAGCTTCACCGAGCAGGGAGAGTACTTCTATGGCTCCCAGCGTTCTCACCTGACCCTCACCGCGAGCTCACTGCTGGCCCtgctggaggaggagaagcCCAACCAGGCGGCCATCGACAAGGCGGTCTCCTATCTCAGCTCGAATACCGCGGATTCCGTGGAGCTGCTGCCCAAATCCATTGCCATCTATGCTCTGCAGAAAGCTAAGGCCCCAGAAGCCGCCAAGCTGGTGGCCAATCTGAAATCTCTGGCCCAAAAGGAGGACGATCGCACTTGGTGGACCGAGGATCTGGACAAGCTACGTGCCTCCAAGAACTGCGGACGCTGGTGGTGTTGGATCTGGAGTCAGGATGTGGAGATCACCTCCTATGCCCTTCTCTCCCTTCTGGAATCCGAGCAAGAAACTGCCGACACTGTGCTGAACACTGTTCGCTGGCTGGTTGCCCAGCGTAATAGCTTCGGAGGATTCGCCTCCAGCCAGGACACCGTGATGGGTCTCACCGCCCTCATCAAGTTCGCCGAGAAGTCGGGCTACGAGGCAGCCAAGTGGGAGGTCACTGTTTCCAACAAGGGCAAGCGTGAGAAGACCGAGAAGCTGAGCACCTCGGAGGAGAATGATCTGCTGCTCCAGACCGTTGAGTTCCCGCAGGGCACCAAGTCGCTGGAGTTCGAGGCCAAGGGCACTGGCGCTGCTCTCGTCCAGATCAGCTATCAGTACAATGTGGTGGAGAAGGATCCGAAGCCCAGCTTCAAGGTTGAGACCACCGTCTTGCCACAATCCTCGCCGGCCAAACTGGAGCTGAGCGTTTGCGTCGACTATGTGGAGGAGGGCAAGGCCAAGGAGTCCAACATGGCCATTCTGGAGGTCTCCCTGCCCTCCGGTTACACCGCCGATGAGGATAGCTTCAAGGATATCCGGGAAATCCAGCGTGTGCGG TTGGTTGAGACCAAGAACGGCGACTCTGTGGTGGTTGTCTACTTTGAGAATCTGTCCAAGGGCGAGAGCAAGTGCATTCCCATCGAGGCCTACAGGACCCATGCGGTGGCCAACCAGAAGCCATCCTCCGTTGTCCTCTACGATTATTACGACACGAACAAGAAGGCCACCGAGTACTACTCCATCGACTCGAAGCTCTGCGATATTTGCGAGGGAGACGAGTGCAAGAGCAAGTGCTGA